One Cryobacterium roopkundense genomic region harbors:
- a CDS encoding Mu transposase C-terminal domain-containing protein codes for MPDALWDRTKKISAVIAPLAAQSTVGTAAVDAAALSLGISRRQVYVLIKRYRDGTGLLTDLAPARSSGGKGTWRLSAEVEDLVREMVRKQYLTRQKRSLAAVYRDVVAACRLRQLPVPARNTVERRIRELSPVEVGRRRGGPDAVRSLQSAGGDVPVIGKILEQVQIDHTVIDVIVVDERERRPIGRPYLTAAIDVFSRSLVGMVVTLEAPSAVSVGLCLVHAATDKRPGLERLGVDVQWPMSGKPRQLYLDNASEFKSEALRRGCEQHGIELAYRPPGRPHYGGIVERVIGTAMQQVHELPGTTFSNPAERGRYDSDRRAMLTLPELKKWLTLAVATYHGSIHSTLGQTPAGRWAEGVEQTGTPAVVSNARAFLVDFLPVIRRTLTRTGFVIDHVHYFSNSLKPWISRRSTLDPFLIRRDPRDISRIWVLEPEGHAYIEVPYRTMANPAVSLWEHKRAVARLHERGVTQVDEAALFRMIEQMRQITDTASRTTKRMRRDAQRRALAPQPTTATRSAGAEPPLSGEVSSEPAAVRFDQIEQW; via the coding sequence ATGCCGGATGCTCTGTGGGATCGAACGAAGAAGATTTCCGCCGTGATCGCACCATTGGCGGCACAGAGCACTGTGGGCACGGCTGCGGTCGATGCGGCTGCACTGTCGTTGGGGATTTCGCGCCGCCAGGTGTACGTCTTGATCAAGCGATACCGAGACGGCACGGGATTGCTGACAGATCTGGCTCCGGCGCGTTCCTCGGGCGGGAAAGGCACCTGGCGGTTATCTGCTGAGGTGGAAGACCTTGTCCGCGAGATGGTGCGGAAGCAGTACCTGACTCGGCAGAAGCGCAGCCTGGCGGCGGTATATCGCGACGTCGTCGCCGCGTGCCGGCTGCGGCAGCTTCCTGTCCCAGCCCGCAACACGGTCGAACGGCGGATCCGGGAGTTGAGTCCGGTGGAGGTAGGTCGGCGCCGCGGCGGTCCAGATGCGGTTCGGTCCTTGCAGTCCGCTGGCGGCGATGTCCCGGTGATCGGCAAGATCCTGGAGCAGGTGCAGATCGATCACACCGTTATCGATGTCATCGTCGTCGACGAGCGGGAACGACGCCCCATCGGGCGGCCCTACTTGACCGCGGCAATCGACGTTTTCAGTCGATCCCTGGTGGGCATGGTCGTCACGTTAGAGGCTCCGTCGGCCGTGTCGGTGGGTCTGTGCCTCGTTCATGCGGCCACCGATAAGCGGCCAGGGCTGGAGAGGTTGGGAGTTGACGTGCAGTGGCCGATGAGCGGGAAGCCACGGCAGTTGTATCTGGACAACGCCAGCGAGTTCAAGAGCGAAGCGTTACGCCGCGGGTGTGAGCAGCACGGAATCGAATTGGCGTACCGCCCGCCGGGCCGACCCCATTACGGCGGGATTGTGGAACGGGTGATCGGCACGGCAATGCAGCAGGTTCATGAGCTTCCTGGCACCACGTTCTCCAACCCTGCCGAACGCGGCCGGTACGACTCCGACCGGAGGGCGATGCTGACGCTGCCCGAGTTGAAAAAATGGTTGACCCTTGCCGTAGCGACCTATCACGGCAGCATTCACAGCACGCTGGGCCAGACACCGGCAGGCCGGTGGGCTGAGGGCGTGGAGCAGACGGGAACACCGGCGGTGGTGTCGAACGCGAGGGCGTTCCTGGTCGATTTCCTCCCTGTCATTCGACGGACATTGACTCGAACGGGATTCGTCATCGACCACGTCCACTATTTTTCCAACTCGCTGAAACCGTGGATCAGCCGGCGCAGCACCCTCGACCCGTTCCTCATCCGACGCGACCCCAGAGACATCAGCCGGATCTGGGTGTTGGAACCAGAAGGACACGCCTATATAGAGGTGCCGTATCGAACGATGGCCAACCCGGCGGTGAGTCTCTGGGAGCACAAGCGCGCCGTTGCACGGCTGCATGAACGCGGTGTCACGCAAGTGGATGAGGCCGCCCTGTTTCGGATGATCGAACAGATGAGACAGATCACCGACACCGCCTCAAGGACCACCAAACGGATGCGTCGCGATGCCCAGCGGCGCGCGTTGGCTCCCCAGCCCACGACCGCTACCCGGTCGGCGGGTGCTGAGCCGCCACTATCTGGCGAGGTGTCATCAGAACCGGCGGCGGTTCGATTCGATCAGATTGAACAGTGGTGA
- a CDS encoding TniB family NTP-binding protein gives MTDDAAPDLSHLHPAMRQVARLPAGERIEHIRADRWIGYPRAVATVARLEALLAWPDKQRMPNLLIVGPTNNGKSMIVEKFRRGHRPVTEAEREHIPVLCVQMPSDPSVVRFYIALLAALGAPLQPRRRVAEVEQLSLSLLRSTGVRMLVIDELHNVLAGQSNSRREFLNLLRFLGNELRIPIVGVGTREAYLAIRSDDQLENRFEPVVLPLWHADADTLSLLASFAAALPLQRPSVIATDDMAQYLLTRCEGTIGELTRLLTAAAIAAVDSGEESINRRTLILADYVGPTERRRLFERELL, from the coding sequence ATGACCGACGACGCGGCCCCTGACCTGTCCCACCTGCATCCCGCGATGCGCCAGGTTGCCCGGCTGCCGGCGGGCGAGCGGATCGAGCATATTCGTGCGGACCGCTGGATCGGCTACCCGCGAGCAGTCGCGACCGTCGCCCGGCTGGAAGCCCTGCTGGCGTGGCCCGATAAGCAGCGGATGCCGAATCTGTTGATCGTGGGACCGACGAACAACGGGAAGTCGATGATCGTGGAAAAGTTTCGCCGCGGTCACCGGCCGGTGACCGAAGCGGAGCGGGAACACATCCCCGTCCTGTGCGTGCAAATGCCCTCGGACCCGTCGGTCGTGCGGTTTTACATCGCGCTCCTCGCCGCGCTCGGCGCGCCCCTGCAACCGCGGCGACGCGTGGCCGAGGTGGAACAATTGTCGCTGAGTTTGCTGCGCTCGACAGGGGTGCGCATGCTCGTCATTGACGAGTTGCACAATGTTCTCGCCGGACAGAGCAACAGCCGCCGAGAATTCCTGAACCTATTGCGGTTCCTCGGCAACGAGCTGCGCATCCCGATCGTGGGCGTTGGAACGCGGGAAGCCTATCTGGCCATCCGCTCCGATGACCAGCTCGAGAACCGATTCGAACCGGTCGTTCTTCCCCTGTGGCACGCCGACGCCGACACGTTGTCGTTGCTGGCCAGCTTCGCCGCGGCTCTTCCACTGCAGCGCCCGTCCGTCATCGCCACCGACGACATGGCCCAGTATCTGCTCACTCGATGCGAGGGCACCATCGGGGAACTCACCCGACTGCTGACCGCTGCGGCGATCGCAGCAGTCGATAGCGGTGAGGAAAGCATCAACCGGCGCACCCTGATCCTGGCCGACTACGTCGGTCCCACGGAACGGCGCCGGCTGTTCGAACGGGAACTGTTGTGA
- a CDS encoding TniQ family protein: MTAPRRWPLHPVPLPGEALSSWLRRIAACYSAELEVLGDDLGFTLRPGSHEDIDLAPPPGMIDVLTSRTGVAPDRLRQMSVAGWVPWLLDDMQPSPESFATYTRQLSVLRPANRFKPRLVPSWRPWLSSHLHSRACPKCVAASDSPKPYLLLWALPLISTCPIHGCWLEATRAPRGYFRLWDFDPPVLRAAPEHLLKMDQRTQDAFTIGQVELPRRSVHAGIWFRLLRTIIDELSCPLSENHPADAKIIRQIWTQTGYRVRDGQSSWHPYEQHAESVQQHTMEAAATAVLLLESDAITGSGTDAALFHPLPEITLSDGTLPHPTSIPNGALPTLMDALQEAVEAARLDPADARTLFNLATYKQDDAEQIHYAVSLFLELGIPLDFHHTTQTGVGLQDVD; this comes from the coding sequence GTGACCGCACCCCGCCGATGGCCGCTGCATCCCGTGCCTCTTCCTGGTGAGGCGCTTTCCTCCTGGCTTCGGCGTATTGCGGCGTGCTACAGCGCAGAACTTGAGGTGCTCGGTGATGACCTCGGCTTCACCCTCAGACCCGGGAGCCATGAGGACATCGACCTGGCACCGCCGCCGGGCATGATCGACGTTCTCACCAGTCGCACCGGCGTCGCCCCAGACCGGTTGCGGCAGATGAGTGTGGCCGGCTGGGTTCCCTGGCTCCTGGACGACATGCAGCCCAGCCCCGAGAGTTTCGCCACCTACACCCGACAGCTGTCGGTGCTGCGACCCGCTAACAGATTCAAGCCACGCCTGGTCCCCAGCTGGCGGCCGTGGTTATCCTCGCATCTTCACTCTCGAGCGTGCCCAAAATGCGTCGCTGCCAGTGACTCGCCGAAACCATATCTGCTGCTGTGGGCACTCCCTCTCATCTCCACCTGCCCCATTCACGGCTGCTGGCTTGAGGCGACCCGCGCGCCCCGTGGCTACTTTCGTCTCTGGGATTTCGATCCGCCGGTGCTACGAGCTGCTCCGGAACACCTCCTGAAGATGGACCAACGCACGCAGGACGCCTTCACCATTGGCCAAGTCGAACTGCCGCGACGCAGTGTGCACGCCGGGATCTGGTTCCGGCTGCTGCGCACCATCATCGACGAGCTCAGCTGCCCCCTGTCGGAGAACCACCCCGCCGACGCCAAGATCATCCGGCAGATCTGGACACAGACCGGATATCGCGTCCGCGACGGGCAATCATCTTGGCACCCTTACGAACAGCACGCCGAATCGGTGCAGCAGCACACCATGGAGGCCGCTGCGACCGCCGTCCTACTTCTGGAATCTGATGCCATCACCGGCTCGGGCACTGACGCAGCCCTCTTTCATCCGCTGCCCGAAATCACTCTCAGCGACGGAACGCTGCCGCATCCAACATCCATCCCAAACGGTGCCCTACCCACTCTGATGGATGCCCTCCAGGAGGCCGTCGAAGCAGCACGCCTCGATCCCGCCGATGCACGCACCCTCTTCAACCTGGCAACCTACAAGCAAGACGACGCCGAACAGATCCACTACGCGGTGAGCCTGTTCCTCGAACTCGGCATCCCCCTCGATTTTCATCACACAACACAAACCGGGGTGGGTTTACAGGACGTAGACTGA
- a CDS encoding recombinase family protein — protein MLVGYMRVSKTDGSQSTDLQRDALLLAGVDADHLYEDHASGKKDDRPQLAACLKALRDGDTLLVWKLDRLGRDLRHLVNTVHDLTDRGIGLKVLTGEGAAIDTTTASGKLVFGIFAALAEFERALISERTIAGLTAARARGRKGGRPYKMTAAKVRTAMAAMGQKETKVGDLCKELGITRQTLYRHVSPSGKLRPDGSKVLTNREKPTPDHSR, from the coding sequence ATGCTCGTGGGGTATATGCGCGTATCCAAAACTGACGGATCACAAAGCACCGACCTGCAACGTGATGCGCTGCTCCTCGCCGGCGTCGACGCAGACCACCTTTATGAAGACCATGCTTCCGGGAAGAAGGACGACCGCCCGCAGCTGGCGGCGTGCCTGAAAGCGCTTCGAGACGGTGACACCCTTCTGGTCTGGAAACTCGATCGCCTCGGACGTGACCTCCGCCACCTGGTCAACACCGTGCACGACCTCACCGACCGCGGCATTGGCCTGAAAGTCCTCACCGGGGAGGGCGCCGCGATTGACACTACGACCGCGTCCGGCAAGCTGGTCTTCGGGATCTTCGCTGCGCTGGCCGAGTTCGAACGAGCGCTGATCTCGGAGCGCACCATCGCGGGACTTACCGCGGCGCGCGCCCGCGGACGCAAAGGCGGCCGCCCATACAAAATGACCGCAGCCAAAGTGCGCACAGCAATGGCCGCGATGGGCCAGAAAGAGACGAAGGTCGGCGACCTGTGCAAGGAGCTCGGCATCACCCGGCAGACCCTGTATCGCCACGTGTCCCCGTCAGGCAAGCTCCGCCCAGACGGGAGCAAAGTCCTCACCAATCGAGAAAAGCCCACGCCGGATCACAGCAGGTAG
- a CDS encoding helix-turn-helix domain-containing protein: MPIFVHLDEQLEKSNLTVAELAWAIGITPANVFVLKNGRAKAVRFTTLAAVCEVLDCQPGDILKYRTDSSEISGF, from the coding sequence GTGCCAATTTTTGTGCACCTCGATGAGCAACTTGAAAAATCGAACCTGACCGTAGCTGAACTGGCCTGGGCAATTGGCATAACGCCAGCCAACGTATTTGTGCTCAAAAATGGCCGTGCGAAAGCGGTTCGATTCACCACCCTCGCCGCAGTCTGTGAAGTTCTCGATTGTCAGCCCGGGGACATATTGAAGTATCGCACCGACTCGAGCGAAATCTCGGGTTTCTGA
- a CDS encoding DUF2975 domain-containing protein, protein MRRVSLLRNISGIEDEPEHHGKRFNGIVYRYTALRYSEDKMTVVTARFVRFLLTLLVVFSFLIEVVFVPLIGQSIISDFPEARPFFIPAFVWVVLIMGCGQAILVVVWRLISFVVERRIFTAAALPWVRAIIVISVGALTLLISAFIVANILGFTPPAAMYGLIGLSLLCLTFVLIMRTMLGLLRRATALHDELAEVI, encoded by the coding sequence ATGCGCCGGGTGAGCTTGCTCAGAAATATTAGCGGGATCGAGGATGAACCCGAGCACCACGGCAAACGATTTAATGGTATCGTTTATCGATATACTGCTTTACGATACTCGGAGGATAAAATGACGGTAGTTACCGCTCGGTTCGTACGGTTTTTGCTGACCCTGTTAGTGGTTTTTTCGTTTCTGATCGAAGTCGTTTTCGTGCCATTGATCGGACAAAGCATCATTAGCGACTTTCCCGAGGCCAGGCCCTTTTTCATTCCGGCGTTTGTTTGGGTTGTACTCATCATGGGCTGTGGGCAAGCAATTCTGGTTGTCGTTTGGAGGCTAATTTCGTTCGTCGTAGAAAGGCGAATCTTCACGGCAGCTGCGCTGCCCTGGGTTCGAGCGATAATCGTAATCTCTGTAGGAGCACTAACACTTCTCATCTCCGCATTTATCGTCGCAAATATCCTCGGTTTCACGCCCCCGGCAGCCATGTACGGACTAATCGGGTTGTCTTTGCTTTGCCTGACGTTCGTGCTGATTATGAGAACCATGCTCGGACTACTACGTCGGGCGACAGCGCTTCACGATGAGCTTGCGGAGGTGATATAG